In one window of Campylobacter coli DNA:
- a CDS encoding L-lactate permease, translating into MWQQIYDPFNSIWLSALFAFLPILCFLACLVFFKLKGYQAGFLTVVLASVIALFVYDMPWNLVGASFVQGFTNGMWPIAWIIIAAIFLYKLSIKSGSFEIIKKSVMSITPDHRIQVILIGFCFGSFLEGAIGFGGPVAITAALLVGLGLRPLQAAGLCLIANTAPVAFGAVGIPIIAMANLVGVEAHSVSAMVGRMLVPLSLTIPFFIVFLMDGLKGVKETFPAILVAALSFTATQFWSSNHLGAELPDIISAIVSLAVTTIFLKFWKPKNIFRLDGETHFTEDNTLNFGDVLKAWTPFILLIICIIIWTQPWFKAIFDKDGFLSYTSITLQFSNLTGGILSPSITGIGEAKPLSLGLGIDLINGKTVAQAGTAILLAAFLTIAVLRIKAEDAAECFWATLKEMAIPCLTIGLVVAFAFISKNSGMSTTLGLAFAHTGDAFAFFSPIIGWIGVFLTGSDTSANLLFGTLQQVSAQKLGVSEALFLAANSVGGVVGKMISPQSIAIACAAVGLVGKESDLFKFTLKYSIAFIILIGIWTCIIAFFLPGIIPEVVAK; encoded by the coding sequence ATGTGGCAACAAATTTATGATCCATTCAATAGCATTTGGCTCAGCGCCTTATTTGCTTTTTTACCTATTCTTTGCTTTTTAGCTTGTTTGGTATTTTTCAAGTTAAAAGGTTATCAAGCGGGTTTTTTAACCGTGGTTTTGGCAAGCGTTATAGCTTTATTTGTTTATGATATGCCTTGGAATTTAGTAGGTGCTAGTTTTGTACAAGGCTTTACAAATGGTATGTGGCCTATAGCTTGGATTATTATTGCGGCTATTTTTCTTTACAAACTCTCTATTAAATCAGGCTCTTTTGAGATAATTAAAAAAAGCGTGATGAGTATTACCCCTGATCATCGTATTCAAGTGATTTTGATAGGTTTTTGTTTTGGTTCTTTCTTAGAAGGTGCTATAGGTTTTGGTGGTCCAGTAGCTATCACAGCAGCTCTTTTGGTCGGACTTGGTTTGCGCCCTTTACAAGCAGCAGGACTTTGTCTTATAGCAAATACCGCGCCTGTTGCCTTTGGTGCTGTGGGGATTCCTATCATTGCTATGGCAAATTTAGTAGGAGTTGAAGCTCATTCTGTATCTGCTATGGTGGGTAGAATGCTTGTTCCACTTAGCCTTACTATACCTTTTTTCATAGTGTTTTTAATGGATGGTTTAAAAGGAGTAAAAGAAACTTTTCCTGCTATTTTAGTTGCCGCATTAAGCTTTACAGCGACCCAATTTTGGAGCTCAAATCACCTAGGAGCTGAACTTCCTGATATTATTTCAGCTATTGTTTCTTTAGCGGTTACAACTATCTTTTTAAAATTTTGGAAACCAAAAAACATTTTTAGATTAGACGGAGAAACTCATTTTACTGAAGATAATACCTTAAATTTTGGAGATGTATTAAAAGCTTGGACGCCTTTTATTTTACTTATAATTTGTATTATCATTTGGACTCAACCTTGGTTTAAAGCTATCTTTGATAAGGATGGTTTTTTAAGCTATACAAGCATTACTTTACAATTTAGCAATCTTACAGGCGGTATTTTAAGTCCTTCTATCACAGGTATAGGCGAAGCTAAACCTCTTTCTTTAGGACTTGGAATCGATCTTATCAATGGTAAAACTGTAGCCCAAGCAGGAACTGCGATTTTACTTGCAGCTTTTTTAACCATAGCTGTTTTAAGAATAAAAGCTGAAGATGCTGCTGAATGTTTTTGGGCCACCCTTAAAGAAATGGCTATCCCTTGTCTTACCATAGGTTTGGTTGTAGCCTTTGCTTTTATTTCTAAAAATAGTGGTATGAGTACTACTTTAGGACTTGCTTTTGCTCATACAGGAGATGCTTTTGCATTCTTTTCACCTATTATAGGTTGGATTGGCGTTTTCCTAACAGGATCGGATACAAGTGCTAACTTACTTTTTGGAACCCTACAACAAGTAAGTGCGCAAAAATTAGGCGTTAGCGAAGCTTTATTTTTAGCAGCAAACTCCGTAGGTGGGGTAGTAGGAAAAATGATTAGCCCTCAAAGTATAGCTATTGCTTGCGCAGCTGTTGGACTTGTGGGTAAAGAATCAGATCTTTTCAAATTCACACTCAAATACTCTATAGCTTTTATCATTTTAATAGGAATTTGGACTTGCATTATCGCATTCTTTTTACCAGGAATCATTCCAGAAGTAGTAGCTAAATAA
- a CDS encoding DUF4492 domain-containing protein, which yields MYLKCFYFFFMRIFNFYKEGFKNLTLGKTLWKIIFIKLFIMLVILKLFVFDVNFNSIFKNDNEKSNFVIENLIKEK from the coding sequence ATGTATTTAAAATGTTTTTATTTCTTTTTTATGCGAATTTTTAACTTTTACAAAGAAGGGTTTAAAAACCTTACTCTTGGAAAAACTTTATGGAAAATCATTTTTATAAAACTTTTTATAATGCTTGTCATACTTAAACTTTTTGTTTTTGATGTAAATTTCAATTCTATCTTTAAAAATGATAATGAAAAAAGTAATTTTGTCATAGAAAATCTTATCAAGGAGAAATAA